Proteins from a single region of Streptomyces griseiscabiei:
- a CDS encoding alcohol dehydrogenase catalytic domain-containing protein, which translates to MTETMRAARMHDVGEPMRIERVPVPVPGRGDVRVAVHAVNIVPNLANILTMWTTWFPHSPLPTLPAVFGLDPAGVVEAVGEGVEGFEVGDRVYVNPGRSCGSCRSCRNNDSINCASYAFAGYFGFSESALGLLDRYQGGLAEYMVAPAYALVKLPDQLSFEAAARFGYIGTMYSALRKADAGPGKTVLVNGISGTLGIAAALLAPALGLTHVYGTGRDRDLLEQVDKLAPGRFRLHSLDDGPLDDWVREQTDGHGADIYIDALGPGAPHETFLAGMRAMARGGVAVNIGAIAGDVPVDVHRMMDQQLRLIGSAWFTSGEGQAMADLVAAGLLDLSPLEHRVFPLEQVNDAISGTARRNGGFSNFIVSPVA; encoded by the coding sequence ATGACCGAGACCATGCGGGCAGCACGGATGCACGACGTCGGCGAGCCCATGCGGATCGAGCGGGTCCCCGTCCCGGTACCGGGACGGGGCGACGTCCGGGTGGCCGTGCACGCCGTGAACATCGTGCCCAACCTCGCCAACATCCTGACGATGTGGACCACCTGGTTCCCGCACAGCCCCCTGCCGACCCTCCCGGCCGTCTTCGGCCTGGACCCGGCCGGTGTCGTCGAGGCGGTCGGCGAGGGCGTGGAGGGCTTCGAGGTCGGCGACCGTGTGTACGTCAACCCGGGCCGCAGCTGCGGCTCCTGCCGCTCCTGCCGCAACAACGACTCGATCAACTGCGCCAGTTACGCCTTCGCCGGCTACTTCGGCTTCTCCGAGTCCGCGCTCGGCCTCCTCGACCGCTACCAGGGCGGCCTCGCCGAGTACATGGTCGCCCCCGCGTACGCCCTGGTGAAACTCCCCGACCAGCTCTCGTTCGAGGCCGCCGCCCGCTTCGGCTACATCGGCACCATGTACTCGGCCCTGCGCAAGGCCGACGCGGGACCCGGCAAGACGGTCCTGGTCAACGGCATCAGCGGCACCCTCGGCATCGCCGCCGCGCTGCTCGCGCCCGCCCTCGGACTGACCCACGTCTACGGCACCGGGCGCGACCGCGACCTTCTGGAACAGGTCGACAAGCTGGCCCCGGGCCGCTTCCGGCTGCACTCCCTCGACGACGGCCCGCTCGACGACTGGGTCCGCGAACAGACCGACGGCCACGGCGCGGACATCTACATCGACGCCCTCGGCCCCGGCGCCCCGCACGAGACGTTCCTGGCGGGCATGCGGGCCATGGCGCGCGGGGGTGTCGCCGTCAACATCGGCGCCATCGCCGGTGACGTACCCGTCGACGTCCACCGCATGATGGACCAGCAGCTCCGGCTGATCGGCTCGGCCTGGTTCACCTCCGGGGAGGGCCAGGCGATGGCCGACCTGGTCGCCGCCGGACTGCTCGACCTCAGCCCCCTCGAACACCGGGTGTTCCCGCTGGAGCAGGTCAACGACGCGATCAGCGGCACGGCCCGGCGCAACGGCGGCTTCAGCAACTTCATCGTCAGCCCGGTGGCGTGA
- a CDS encoding class I adenylate-forming enzyme family protein, which translates to MSENISAPGGGSRRAGARAGTWFGARLPAHAADAGSRTALVFEDRTWTYAELDLAVRRSLGRLAERGVRRGDRVVMRGEARPEAIVTMFAVTRMGAVLVPVHPQLTGPELDVVRAETEPRAIVADEGFLKTLPDGPELRLPWQETGDPDAPVAEADAPPAGSDVAIIAFTSGTSGRPKGAQLTHDNLHWSMVNGMARLPVTEDDVVLVATPLAHVAVLGGLPQYTWAERGTVVLAPRFDGGLFVDLVRDHGVTAAFAVPAMLSLLTRHPRFPTPDLDSLRWVLAGGSPALSSTTTRFLERGVKVVNSYGLTESSAGVTYAALDEVADRPASAGPPVPHVELIVVDEKGAPASVGTVGEIRLRGPSVASAYRTGAGPLPVTDADGWFHTGDRGRFDARGRLEVVGRVKELIITGGENVDPAEVENALVDLPHVLEVAVGGTPDPLWGELVTAYLVTGAPEPTLDDVRRHLEGRLARHKWPRRLHVVPALPRGATGKLQRKALTRLSADRPPAVGGPSTSDPTTTGDISTSEPHTQERP; encoded by the coding sequence CACCTGGTTCGGCGCCCGGCTCCCCGCCCACGCGGCCGACGCGGGCTCCCGCACCGCCCTCGTCTTCGAGGACCGGACCTGGACGTACGCGGAACTGGACCTCGCGGTCCGCCGCAGCCTGGGCCGCCTCGCCGAGCGCGGCGTACGGCGCGGCGACCGGGTCGTCATGCGGGGCGAGGCCCGGCCCGAGGCCATCGTCACGATGTTCGCCGTGACGCGGATGGGCGCGGTCCTCGTCCCCGTCCACCCCCAGCTCACCGGCCCCGAACTGGACGTCGTCCGCGCGGAGACCGAACCACGCGCGATCGTCGCCGACGAGGGCTTCCTGAAGACGCTTCCGGACGGGCCCGAACTCCGGCTGCCCTGGCAGGAGACCGGCGACCCCGACGCGCCGGTGGCGGAGGCCGACGCCCCGCCCGCCGGGTCCGACGTCGCGATCATCGCCTTCACCTCCGGGACCTCGGGCCGCCCCAAGGGCGCCCAGCTCACCCACGACAACCTGCACTGGAGCATGGTCAACGGCATGGCCCGGCTGCCCGTGACCGAGGACGACGTGGTGCTGGTGGCCACCCCGCTGGCCCATGTGGCGGTCCTCGGCGGGCTGCCGCAGTACACCTGGGCCGAGCGCGGCACCGTCGTCCTGGCCCCGAGGTTCGACGGCGGCCTCTTCGTCGACCTGGTCCGGGACCACGGCGTGACCGCCGCCTTCGCCGTACCGGCCATGCTGTCCCTGCTCACCCGGCACCCCCGCTTCCCCACCCCCGACCTGGACTCGCTGCGCTGGGTCCTGGCGGGCGGCTCACCGGCCCTGTCCTCGACCACCACCCGGTTCCTCGAACGCGGCGTGAAGGTCGTCAACTCGTACGGCCTGACGGAGTCCAGCGCCGGGGTCACCTACGCCGCGCTCGACGAGGTCGCCGACCGGCCGGCCTCCGCCGGACCGCCCGTACCGCACGTCGAACTGATCGTCGTGGACGAGAAGGGCGCGCCCGCCTCCGTCGGCACGGTCGGGGAGATCCGGCTGCGCGGACCGTCCGTGGCGTCCGCGTACCGGACCGGCGCGGGACCGCTGCCCGTCACGGACGCCGACGGATGGTTCCACACCGGCGACCGCGGCCGGTTCGACGCGCGGGGACGGCTCGAAGTCGTCGGACGCGTCAAGGAACTGATCATCACGGGCGGCGAGAACGTCGATCCGGCCGAGGTCGAGAACGCGCTCGTCGACCTGCCGCACGTCCTCGAAGTCGCCGTCGGCGGCACCCCGGACCCCCTCTGGGGCGAACTCGTCACCGCCTACCTGGTGACCGGCGCGCCCGAGCCGACGCTCGACGACGTCCGGCGGCATCTCGAAGGCCGGCTCGCCCGCCACAAATGGCCGCGACGGCTGCACGTCGTCCCGGCACTGCCCCGGGGTGCCACCGGAAAACTCCAGCGCAAGGCCCTCACCCGACTGTCCGCCGACCGGCCACCGGCCGTCGGCGGCCCCTCCACCAGCGACCCCACGACGACTGGCGACATCAGCACATCAGAGCCGCACACCCAGGAGAGACCATGA